A window of the Gemmatirosa kalamazoonensis genome harbors these coding sequences:
- a CDS encoding peptidylprolyl isomerase, with the protein MKRQGILVVAAIAALSACEGALTAHVDTVAKAASNELSIERLGTLLGAAPQIPIQGAQGREVAKNVASLWIDYQLVGAAAARGDSLSDPKVVDKALWAIVAMERIRKLGEQVLAKVPANDTAGYAARYNSGEMLAARHILFSFPTPPGAQPGQPGVTVPQNVKDSVRRKAEAIRAQVNTGNFAQLAQKNSGDPGSAARGGDLGIFPKGAMMPQFEKGVTSLQPGQISPLVETPYGYHIIYRPTYAEVANQFGQAMSGRGRQVAESTYLTGLEAKGKIDVKPDAALWAKSIAADVDGHMKDDKVLATSSAGDLKASRVADWLASLPQSQQMRGQVQQAPDSIVKVFVKQLARNELLLKQADSAKIQLDTAEMNNLRRTFVGAVAQLWAGLGVAPASLKDSAKTDGDREKLAASRIEAYLDKLTQQRAEFVQMPVPVERALREKYEWKMNDAGLDRALERAAQVRATRDSSRAAGQPPTAVPLPGGATPAPNAPAPNTPPPSAPTPDAKRP; encoded by the coding sequence ATGAAACGCCAGGGAATCCTCGTTGTCGCCGCCATCGCCGCACTTTCGGCCTGCGAGGGCGCGCTGACGGCGCACGTCGACACCGTCGCCAAGGCGGCTTCCAACGAGCTCTCCATCGAGCGCCTCGGCACGCTCCTCGGCGCTGCCCCGCAGATCCCCATCCAGGGGGCGCAGGGGCGCGAGGTCGCGAAGAACGTCGCCAGCCTCTGGATCGACTACCAGCTCGTCGGCGCCGCCGCCGCCCGCGGCGACTCGCTGAGCGATCCCAAGGTCGTCGACAAGGCGCTCTGGGCCATCGTCGCCATGGAGCGCATCCGCAAGCTCGGCGAGCAGGTCCTCGCCAAGGTGCCGGCGAACGACACCGCGGGCTACGCGGCCCGGTACAACTCCGGCGAGATGCTCGCCGCGCGGCACATCCTGTTCTCGTTCCCGACGCCGCCCGGGGCCCAGCCGGGGCAGCCCGGCGTGACGGTGCCGCAGAACGTGAAGGACTCCGTCCGCCGCAAGGCCGAGGCGATCCGCGCCCAGGTGAACACCGGCAACTTCGCCCAGCTCGCCCAGAAGAACAGCGGCGACCCGGGCTCGGCGGCGCGCGGCGGTGACCTCGGCATCTTCCCGAAGGGCGCGATGATGCCGCAGTTCGAGAAGGGCGTTACGTCGCTGCAGCCGGGGCAGATCTCGCCGCTCGTCGAGACCCCCTACGGCTACCACATCATCTATCGCCCGACGTACGCCGAGGTCGCCAACCAGTTCGGCCAGGCCATGTCCGGCCGCGGCCGGCAGGTCGCCGAGAGCACGTACCTCACGGGCCTCGAGGCGAAGGGCAAGATCGACGTGAAGCCGGACGCCGCGCTGTGGGCCAAGTCCATCGCCGCCGACGTCGATGGGCACATGAAGGACGACAAGGTGCTCGCCACGTCGAGCGCCGGCGACCTGAAGGCGTCGCGCGTCGCCGACTGGCTCGCCTCGCTGCCGCAGTCGCAGCAGATGCGCGGGCAGGTCCAGCAGGCGCCGGACTCGATCGTGAAGGTCTTCGTGAAGCAGCTCGCGCGGAACGAGCTCCTGCTGAAGCAGGCCGACAGCGCGAAGATCCAGCTCGACACCGCGGAGATGAACAACCTCCGCCGCACGTTCGTCGGTGCGGTCGCGCAGCTGTGGGCCGGCCTCGGCGTCGCGCCCGCGTCGCTGAAGGACAGCGCGAAGACCGACGGCGATCGCGAGAAGCTCGCGGCTTCCCGCATCGAGGCGTACCTGGACAAGCTCACCCAGCAGCGCGCCGAGTTCGTGCAGATGCCGGTGCCCGTCGAGCGCGCGCTCCGCGAGAAGTACGAGTGGAAGATGAACGACGCGGGTCTCGATCGCGCGCTCGAGCGCGCGGCGCAGGTGCGCGCGACGCGCGACTCGTCGCGTGCGGCCGGCCAGCCGCCGACCGCCGTGCCGCTCCCGGGCGGTGCGACGCCTGCCCCGAACGCTCCCGCGCCGAACACGCCGCCGCCGAGCGCTCCGACGCCGGACGCGAAGCGGCCCTGA
- a CDS encoding PdxA family dehydrogenase encodes MRPRLAITLGDPRGIGPEIVAATLRDGAVAADVLVVGPTGTEVPVDVSVGEWTRDGGAGVAGRLAGLAIERAVSLALAGEVHGIVTAPIDKAALFAGGYDYPGHTEMLAALTGHRTAMMLTSTGPTAGGYPLRVVLATTHVALREVPNALTSDAIAAAAGVTRDYLQRWFGVESPRIALCALNPHAGDGGRFGTEDDALLAPVARTLGLVGPLPADTVFVRAMRGAFDAVIAPYHDVGMTAIKVAAFGHGVNVTLGLPFPRTSPDHGTALDIAGRGLADPSSFRAALQLCADLARRASHPAAAAPVAVTG; translated from the coding sequence GTGCGTCCTCGCCTCGCCATCACGCTCGGCGACCCGCGCGGCATAGGTCCCGAGATCGTCGCCGCGACGCTGCGCGATGGCGCCGTCGCGGCCGACGTGCTGGTGGTGGGGCCCACCGGCACCGAAGTACCGGTCGACGTGTCGGTCGGCGAGTGGACGCGCGACGGCGGCGCCGGCGTCGCGGGGCGGCTCGCGGGGCTCGCCATCGAGCGCGCGGTCTCGCTCGCCCTCGCCGGCGAGGTGCACGGCATCGTCACGGCGCCGATCGACAAGGCGGCGCTGTTCGCCGGTGGGTACGACTATCCCGGCCACACCGAGATGCTCGCCGCGCTCACCGGCCACCGCACGGCGATGATGCTCACGTCCACGGGACCGACCGCCGGCGGGTATCCGCTGCGCGTCGTGCTCGCGACGACGCACGTCGCGCTGCGCGAGGTGCCTAACGCGCTGACGTCGGACGCCATCGCCGCTGCCGCGGGGGTCACGCGCGACTACCTGCAGCGCTGGTTCGGCGTCGAGTCGCCGCGCATCGCGCTGTGCGCGCTGAACCCACATGCGGGGGATGGCGGCCGGTTCGGCACCGAGGACGATGCGTTGCTGGCGCCTGTCGCGCGTACGCTCGGGTTGGTCGGCCCGCTGCCCGCCGACACCGTGTTCGTGCGCGCCATGCGCGGCGCGTTCGACGCGGTCATCGCGCCGTATCACGACGTGGGCATGACGGCCATCAAGGTCGCCGCGTTCGGCCACGGCGTGAACGTCACCCTCGGCCTTCCGTTCCCGCGCACGTCGCCCGACCACGGTACGGCGCTCGACATCGCGGGACGCGGGCTCGCGGATCCGTCGAGCTTCCGTGCCGCGCTGCAGCTCTGCGCGGACCTGGCGCGTCGCGCCTCGCACCCGGCGGCGGCGGCACCCGTGGCGGTGACCGGCTGA
- a CDS encoding peptidylprolyl isomerase, with product MRRLHHLVRSRAALVALVAAVAAPAAAQSTPSAVPATPPATGPIEVDRVVAIVGDQPILYSELRDEVLTRRAQGLEVPTDSAALAKLEASVLSEMIDAELLVQKAKEEKVEVSDDDLERTIDRRMADIRSRFSGEAEFRSELKKAGFGTPEDYRKKQLDILRRQQLQQEVFRKLKQEGKLSPAPVSEGEVTEAYQQSKATLPKREARISFKQIVVAPKPTPAAKAAARAKAESLLVEISKGGDFEQIAKRESMDPGSKAQGGDLGWFRRGVMLRPFEDMAFALPVGRVSPIVETAYGFHIIRVDRAQPSEVKARHILIRPKIDSADVVRAKLEADSVRAALDKGANFDSLVTKHHDPIENVVLPDLPRDSVPAAYSQAIGTQGANAIVGPFALPDLTNNLTKYVVLRVTAATPAGDYPEDEARQVLRQQIGEAKTARRLLDSLRKQTYVAIKL from the coding sequence ATGCGCCGTCTCCATCATCTCGTCCGCTCTCGCGCGGCCCTCGTCGCGCTCGTCGCTGCCGTCGCCGCGCCGGCCGCCGCTCAGTCCACGCCGAGCGCCGTGCCGGCCACGCCGCCGGCCACGGGGCCCATCGAGGTCGACCGCGTCGTCGCGATCGTCGGCGATCAGCCGATCCTGTACAGCGAGCTGCGCGACGAGGTGCTCACGCGCCGCGCGCAGGGGCTGGAGGTCCCGACCGACTCGGCGGCGCTCGCCAAGCTCGAGGCGAGCGTGCTGAGCGAGATGATCGACGCCGAGCTGCTCGTGCAGAAGGCGAAGGAAGAGAAGGTCGAGGTGAGCGACGATGATCTCGAGCGCACCATCGACCGGCGCATGGCCGACATCCGCAGCCGATTCTCGGGCGAGGCGGAGTTCCGGTCGGAGCTGAAGAAGGCCGGCTTCGGCACGCCCGAGGACTATCGCAAGAAGCAGCTCGACATCCTGCGCCGGCAGCAGCTGCAGCAGGAGGTCTTTCGCAAGCTGAAGCAGGAGGGCAAGCTCTCGCCCGCGCCGGTGAGCGAGGGCGAGGTCACCGAGGCGTATCAGCAGAGCAAGGCCACGCTGCCGAAGCGCGAGGCTCGCATCAGCTTCAAGCAGATCGTCGTCGCGCCGAAGCCCACGCCGGCCGCGAAGGCCGCCGCGCGCGCGAAGGCCGAGTCGCTGCTCGTGGAGATCTCGAAGGGTGGTGACTTCGAGCAGATCGCGAAGCGGGAGTCGATGGACCCGGGATCGAAGGCGCAGGGCGGTGACCTCGGCTGGTTCCGGCGCGGCGTCATGCTGCGTCCGTTCGAGGACATGGCGTTCGCGCTGCCCGTCGGTCGCGTGAGCCCGATCGTCGAGACGGCGTACGGCTTCCACATCATTCGCGTCGACCGCGCGCAGCCGTCCGAGGTGAAGGCGCGCCACATTCTCATTCGTCCGAAGATCGATTCGGCCGACGTCGTGCGCGCGAAGCTCGAGGCGGACAGCGTGCGTGCGGCGCTCGACAAGGGCGCGAACTTCGATTCGCTCGTCACGAAGCACCACGACCCGATCGAGAACGTCGTGCTGCCCGACCTGCCGCGCGACTCGGTTCCGGCCGCATACTCGCAGGCGATCGGCACCCAGGGAGCGAACGCGATCGTCGGGCCGTTCGCGCTCCCCGACCTGACGAACAACCTCACGAAGTACGTGGTGCTGCGCGTGACGGCGGCGACGCCCGCCGGCGACTACCCGGAAGACGAGGCGCGTCAGGTGCTCCGGCAGCAGATCGGCGAGGCGAAGACCGCGCGCCGGCTCCTCGACTCCCTGCGCAAGCAGACCTACGTCGCGATCAAGCTCTGA
- a CDS encoding type IV pilus twitching motility protein PilT, whose protein sequence is MPQLDRLLAALTAQGADAVELTEGDVAALVAGGVRRPLTRQALTGPQLVSVVREVAPPDAVAQLDASLPAQFSYAASEGRFLVRVMRIDERWSATVAAEPASVDDASQRAAVPAPSAAPRVGDDRAKNAMDRLLRTLVERGGSDLHLRVGEPPVIRASGELERLEEPPMHAPDLEAMLVAIMPERNRAEFVERSDTDYAYEIDGVARFRANALRDRKGPAAVFRVIPAKIVSVEDMGLSQEVQNLAYLTKGLVLVTGPTGSGKSTTLCSLVDLVNRSRGDHILTIEDPIEFVHPNKKCLVTQRQVGVHTESFKTALRAALREDPDVILVGELRDLETVSIAIETAETGHLVFGTLHTTTAAGTVDRIIDQFPADRQEQIRMMLSESIKGVISQTLCKKIGGGRVAAREILLANSAVANLIREGKTVQIQSVMQTSKRLGMVTLNDALMEHVDAGAVEPKEAYMKCVDKPNLLATLKARGHDTSFVESIKS, encoded by the coding sequence ATGCCGCAGCTCGATCGCCTGCTCGCCGCACTTACCGCCCAGGGGGCCGACGCCGTCGAGCTCACCGAGGGCGACGTCGCCGCGCTCGTCGCCGGCGGCGTGCGCCGTCCGCTCACGCGGCAGGCGCTGACCGGGCCCCAGCTCGTCTCCGTCGTGCGCGAGGTGGCGCCTCCGGACGCCGTCGCGCAGCTCGATGCGTCGCTGCCCGCGCAGTTCAGCTACGCGGCGAGTGAAGGGCGATTCCTCGTGCGTGTCATGCGCATCGACGAGCGGTGGTCGGCCACCGTCGCCGCGGAGCCTGCGTCGGTCGACGACGCGTCCCAGCGCGCGGCCGTTCCAGCGCCGAGCGCGGCGCCCCGCGTGGGCGACGACCGTGCGAAGAACGCCATGGATCGGCTGCTGCGCACGCTCGTCGAGCGTGGCGGGTCGGACCTGCATCTGCGCGTCGGCGAGCCGCCGGTCATCCGCGCGTCGGGTGAGCTCGAGCGGCTCGAGGAGCCGCCGATGCACGCGCCCGACCTCGAGGCGATGCTCGTCGCGATCATGCCCGAGCGCAACCGCGCGGAGTTCGTGGAGCGCAGCGACACCGACTACGCCTACGAGATCGACGGCGTCGCGCGCTTCCGCGCGAACGCGCTGCGCGATCGCAAGGGCCCGGCGGCGGTGTTCCGCGTCATTCCGGCGAAGATCGTGAGCGTCGAGGACATGGGGCTGTCGCAGGAAGTGCAGAACCTCGCGTACCTCACGAAGGGGCTCGTGCTCGTCACCGGTCCGACCGGCTCGGGCAAGTCGACGACGCTCTGCTCGCTCGTCGACCTCGTAAACCGCTCGCGCGGCGATCACATCCTCACGATCGAGGATCCGATCGAGTTCGTGCACCCGAACAAGAAGTGCCTCGTCACGCAGCGACAGGTCGGCGTGCACACCGAGTCGTTCAAGACCGCGTTGCGCGCGGCGCTGCGTGAGGATCCCGACGTCATCCTCGTCGGCGAGCTGCGCGACCTCGAGACCGTCTCGATCGCGATCGAGACCGCGGAGACGGGGCACCTCGTGTTCGGCACGCTGCACACGACGACGGCCGCCGGCACCGTCGACCGCATCATCGATCAGTTTCCCGCCGACCGGCAGGAGCAGATCCGCATGATGCTGAGCGAGTCGATCAAGGGCGTCATCTCGCAGACGCTGTGCAAGAAGATCGGCGGTGGCCGCGTCGCCGCGCGCGAGATCCTGCTCGCCAACTCCGCGGTCGCGAACCTGATTCGCGAGGGGAAGACGGTGCAGATCCAGAGCGTGATGCAGACGAGCAAGCGGCTCGGCATGGTCACGCTGAACGACGCGCTCATGGAGCACGTCGACGCCGGCGCGGTGGAGCCGAAGGAGGCCTACATGAAGTGCGTCGACAAGCCGAACCTGCTCGCCACGCTGAAGGCGCGCGGCCACGACACGAGCTTCGTCGAGTCGATCAAATCCTGA
- the mfd gene encoding transcription-repair coupling factor, with protein MALPTLLDAVEALPAFARLTNTLPGAKARVTVAGLAGSSDAVLVAALARRLPQRLFVVIACNVPDAERWLADLEALVEAPARAGGTVAEPGAAPTPSSPVALYPPRESFGEAEAHAEVAGERVETVERLAHGQVRVLLTTPRAVMERTRLPRALAGARLELRKGDVRRPEELAEHLERIGFERVPMVEDVAQFSVRGGIFDVYGFGMAEPVRLEFWGDEVVELRHFDLFSQRSTRAAEVALILPVDGGVRDESSGFERLSIADLWPPDTVVFVPRGVDLPAELRRTWDETQHHVELARRRGEDVPHRDELFVAPEHAARTIAAFGTVAEVESSPDVGFPIRAPEPVNRDIRALRRLVRDGVPTIILCDNQGQAERLDELLSEAEERWRLSSPSPAALVIGVLGGGFLIPPATGSPLRVLTDHEVFRRERRIRRSRRYAAGTALDVGVALKPGDYVVHLEHGVGIYRGIETKFVGTNTIEVAVIEYEGGDKLNLPLYRLDLLERYRGAGDVGEDAPAPRLHKLGGKRWSQQREKTRAAIQEMTVELLQLYARRRVATRPPHFPDTPWQRQLESSFLFEDTPDQRKATVDVKSDMEGARPMDRLLVGDVGYGKTEIAVRAAFKAVQSGRQVAVLVPTTILADQHHRTFSERFADFPIRVDVMSRFQTASQQTVLLADLKAKKVDVVIGTHRLLSPDVHFSDLGLIIVDEEHRFGVKHKERLKQLKLETDVLTLTATPIPRTLHQSLAGLRDMTLMQTPPRDRSPVLTFVEPWDDGLLEEGIARELDRGGQVFFVHNRIETIEAIADHVRRLAPRARVAVGHGQMRERDLEDVMHKFASGEVDVLVSTLIVETGLDVPNANTMFVNRADHFGLAQLYQLRGRVGRSHRRAYCYLLVPDSIDEDAERRLAVLEHHTELGAGYRVALKDLEMRGAGNLLGPEQSGFVHAVGFDMYMRMLDETVRHVVQGDGAPKLVPSDVSLDRPAYLPDEYVVSQEAKLDLYRRLGQLTTPDEIEALRAEIRDRFGPLPQPADAFLATAQLRVIGGALGVEGILVRGDEARVTFRDSAVPRMKALGGAFHDVQFQVEIRRAQPLALKLTRLGGAEILSGLVRALRSLLP; from the coding sequence ATGGCACTTCCTACCCTGCTCGACGCCGTCGAGGCGCTACCGGCGTTCGCGCGTCTCACGAACACGCTTCCTGGGGCGAAGGCCCGGGTCACCGTCGCCGGCCTCGCCGGCTCGAGTGACGCGGTGCTCGTCGCCGCGCTCGCCCGCCGTCTGCCGCAGCGGCTGTTCGTCGTCATCGCCTGCAACGTCCCCGACGCCGAGCGGTGGCTCGCCGACCTCGAGGCGCTCGTCGAGGCGCCCGCGCGCGCCGGAGGCACCGTCGCCGAGCCGGGCGCCGCGCCCACGCCGTCGTCGCCTGTGGCGCTGTATCCACCGCGCGAGTCGTTCGGCGAGGCGGAGGCGCACGCCGAGGTGGCGGGCGAGCGCGTCGAGACCGTCGAGCGGCTGGCGCACGGGCAGGTGCGCGTGCTGCTCACGACGCCGCGCGCGGTCATGGAGCGTACGCGTCTGCCGCGCGCGCTGGCCGGCGCCCGCTTGGAGCTGCGCAAGGGCGACGTTAGGCGCCCCGAGGAGCTCGCGGAGCATCTCGAGCGGATCGGCTTCGAGCGCGTGCCGATGGTGGAGGACGTCGCGCAGTTCTCCGTGCGCGGCGGCATCTTCGATGTGTACGGCTTCGGCATGGCCGAACCCGTTAGGCTCGAGTTCTGGGGCGACGAGGTCGTCGAGCTGCGCCACTTCGACCTGTTCAGCCAGCGCTCCACGCGCGCCGCCGAGGTCGCGCTCATCCTGCCCGTCGACGGCGGCGTGCGCGACGAGTCGAGCGGCTTCGAGCGGCTCTCCATCGCCGACCTGTGGCCGCCCGACACGGTGGTGTTCGTGCCGCGGGGCGTCGACCTGCCCGCGGAGCTGCGCCGCACGTGGGACGAGACGCAGCATCACGTCGAGCTCGCGCGCCGCCGCGGCGAGGACGTACCGCACCGCGACGAGCTGTTCGTCGCGCCCGAGCACGCCGCGCGGACCATCGCCGCTTTCGGCACCGTCGCCGAGGTCGAATCGTCGCCCGACGTCGGCTTCCCGATCCGCGCGCCGGAGCCGGTGAACCGCGACATCCGCGCGCTTCGCCGCCTCGTGCGCGACGGCGTGCCGACGATCATCCTCTGCGACAACCAGGGGCAGGCGGAGCGCCTCGACGAGCTGTTGAGCGAGGCCGAGGAGCGGTGGCGGCTCTCGTCGCCGTCGCCGGCGGCGCTCGTCATCGGCGTGTTGGGCGGCGGATTCCTCATCCCGCCCGCGACCGGCTCGCCGCTGCGGGTGCTCACCGACCACGAGGTCTTCCGCCGCGAGCGCCGCATCCGCCGCAGCCGTCGTTACGCCGCCGGCACCGCGCTCGACGTTGGCGTCGCGCTGAAGCCGGGCGACTACGTCGTGCACTTGGAGCACGGCGTCGGCATCTACCGCGGCATCGAGACGAAGTTCGTCGGCACGAACACCATCGAGGTCGCGGTCATCGAGTACGAAGGCGGCGACAAGCTCAATCTGCCGCTCTACCGGCTCGACCTGCTCGAGCGCTACCGCGGCGCCGGCGACGTCGGCGAGGACGCGCCCGCGCCGCGGCTGCACAAGCTCGGAGGCAAGCGCTGGTCGCAGCAGCGCGAGAAGACGCGCGCGGCGATCCAGGAGATGACCGTCGAGCTGCTGCAGCTCTACGCGCGGCGTCGCGTCGCGACGCGCCCGCCGCACTTTCCCGACACGCCGTGGCAGCGGCAGCTCGAGAGCTCGTTCCTGTTCGAAGACACGCCCGACCAGCGCAAGGCCACCGTCGACGTGAAGAGCGACATGGAAGGCGCGCGCCCCATGGATCGTCTGCTCGTCGGCGACGTCGGCTACGGCAAGACCGAGATCGCGGTGCGCGCCGCGTTCAAGGCGGTGCAGAGCGGTCGCCAGGTCGCGGTGCTCGTGCCGACGACCATTCTCGCCGACCAGCACCATCGCACGTTCAGCGAGCGCTTCGCGGACTTCCCGATCCGCGTCGACGTCATGTCGCGCTTCCAGACGGCGTCGCAGCAGACCGTCCTGCTCGCGGACCTGAAGGCGAAGAAGGTGGACGTCGTCATCGGCACGCACCGCCTTCTCAGCCCGGACGTTCACTTCTCGGACCTCGGCCTCATCATCGTCGACGAGGAGCACCGCTTCGGCGTGAAGCACAAGGAGCGGCTCAAGCAGCTCAAGCTCGAGACCGACGTGCTGACGCTCACCGCGACGCCCATCCCGCGGACGCTGCACCAGTCGCTCGCCGGGCTGCGCGACATGACGCTGATGCAGACGCCGCCGCGCGACCGCTCACCGGTGCTCACGTTCGTCGAGCCGTGGGACGACGGGCTGCTGGAGGAGGGAATCGCGCGGGAGCTCGACCGCGGCGGGCAGGTCTTCTTCGTCCACAACCGCATCGAGACCATCGAGGCGATCGCCGATCACGTCAGGCGCCTCGCCCCGCGCGCCCGCGTCGCCGTCGGCCACGGGCAGATGCGCGAGCGCGACCTCGAGGACGTGATGCACAAGTTCGCGAGCGGCGAGGTCGACGTCCTCGTCTCGACGCTCATCGTCGAGACGGGGCTCGACGTGCCTAACGCGAACACGATGTTCGTGAACCGCGCCGACCACTTCGGCCTCGCGCAGCTCTATCAGCTCCGCGGCCGCGTCGGCCGCTCGCACCGACGCGCGTACTGCTACCTGCTCGTCCCCGATTCGATCGACGAGGACGCGGAGCGCCGGCTGGCGGTGCTCGAGCACCACACCGAGCTCGGTGCCGGCTACCGCGTCGCGCTGAAGGACCTCGAGATGCGCGGCGCGGGCAACCTGCTCGGCCCCGAGCAGAGCGGCTTCGTGCACGCCGTCGGCTTCGACATGTACATGCGCATGCTCGACGAGACGGTGCGGCACGTGGTCCAGGGCGACGGCGCGCCGAAGCTCGTGCCGAGCGACGTGTCGCTCGACCGGCCGGCGTACCTGCCGGACGAGTACGTGGTTTCCCAGGAAGCGAAGCTCGACCTGTACCGGCGGCTCGGGCAGCTCACTACGCCCGACGAGATCGAGGCGCTGCGGGCCGAGATCCGCGACCGCTTCGGCCCGCTCCCCCAGCCAGCGGACGCGTTTCTGGCCACCGCTCAGCTCCGGGTGATCGGGGGCGCGCTCGGCGTCGAGGGGATTCTGGTGCGCGGAGACGAGGCTCGTGTTACTTTCCGAGACTCTGCCGTGCCACGGATGAAGGCGCTCGGCGGGGCGTTCCACGATGTCCAGTTCCAGGTAGAGATTCGCCGCGCCCAGCCGCTCGCGCTCAAGCTCACGCGACTCGGCGGCGCCGAGATCCTGTCCGGACTCGTTCGCGCGCTCCGTAGCCTCCTCCCCTGA
- the typA gene encoding translational GTPase TypA, whose translation MQIRNIAIIAHVDHGKTTLVDKMLRQSGAFRDNQVVQERVMDSNPLERERGITILAKNTSIHWKDVKINVVDTPGHADFGGEVERILRMVDGVLLVVDAFDGPMPQTRFVLRKALELGRTPVIVINKIDRPGADPLRVHDEVLSLFIELEADEAQLDAPVVYASARDGVSTLDLDTPLTDLSPLFDTIVAHVPPPSDAAGPFQMLVSTIDYSPYLGRLAIGRIERGTIKVGDAVALLPLEPTRPMERGRVTKLFGIEGLERIEIESASAGEIVQLAGLEGVEIGLTVTDIEHPERLAGISVEEPTISVDFVVNNSPFAGKDGKFVTSRQLRERLYKELERNVALRVEDTESTDSWAVSGRGELHLSILMETMRREGYEFQVSRPRVITKEGLNGERLEPYEELSIDVPEDFLGAVMEKLGQRRAEMIEMKNPGQGLVRLLYRIPARGLFGYRSEFLTDTRGTGIMHHRYLEYGPWAGPLAGRSRGVLVSMENGTVVAFALMSLQERATLFVSPGDAVYEGMVVGENSRPGDMDVNPSKEKKLTNIRTKSTDENVNLEPPRVLTLESALEYIEDDELIEVTPQSIRLRKRLLSASDRKKISREAKRERERAAL comes from the coding sequence ATGCAGATTAGGAACATCGCCATCATCGCGCACGTCGACCACGGCAAGACGACGCTCGTGGACAAGATGCTCCGGCAGTCCGGAGCCTTCCGCGACAACCAGGTCGTGCAGGAGCGGGTGATGGACTCGAACCCGCTCGAGCGCGAGCGCGGCATCACGATTCTCGCGAAGAACACGTCCATCCACTGGAAGGACGTGAAGATCAACGTCGTCGACACGCCGGGGCACGCCGACTTTGGCGGCGAGGTGGAGCGCATTCTCCGCATGGTCGACGGCGTGCTGCTCGTCGTCGACGCGTTCGACGGCCCGATGCCGCAGACGCGCTTCGTCCTGCGCAAGGCGCTGGAGCTCGGACGCACGCCGGTGATCGTCATCAACAAGATCGACCGTCCCGGCGCCGATCCGCTGCGCGTGCACGACGAGGTGCTGTCGCTGTTCATCGAGCTGGAGGCCGACGAGGCGCAGCTCGACGCGCCGGTCGTCTACGCGTCGGCGCGTGACGGCGTCTCGACGCTCGATCTCGACACACCGCTCACCGACCTGTCGCCGCTGTTCGACACGATCGTGGCGCACGTGCCGCCGCCGAGCGACGCGGCGGGGCCGTTCCAGATGCTGGTGTCGACGATCGACTACTCGCCGTACCTCGGCCGGCTCGCGATCGGCCGCATCGAGCGCGGGACCATCAAGGTCGGCGACGCGGTCGCGCTGCTCCCGCTCGAGCCGACGCGGCCGATGGAGCGTGGACGCGTCACGAAGCTATTCGGCATCGAGGGGCTCGAGCGCATCGAGATCGAGAGCGCGTCGGCCGGCGAGATCGTGCAGCTCGCAGGGCTCGAAGGCGTCGAGATCGGCCTCACGGTCACCGACATCGAGCACCCCGAGCGGCTCGCCGGCATCAGCGTCGAAGAGCCGACGATCTCCGTCGACTTCGTCGTGAACAACTCGCCGTTCGCCGGCAAGGACGGAAAGTTCGTGACGTCGCGGCAGCTGCGTGAGCGGCTGTACAAGGAGCTGGAGCGGAACGTCGCGCTGCGCGTGGAGGACACGGAGAGCACCGACTCGTGGGCGGTGTCCGGGCGCGGTGAGCTGCACCTCTCCATCCTGATGGAGACGATGCGCCGCGAGGGCTACGAGTTCCAGGTGTCGCGCCCGCGCGTGATCACGAAGGAAGGGCTGAACGGCGAGCGTCTCGAGCCGTACGAGGAGCTGTCCATCGACGTGCCCGAGGACTTCCTCGGCGCGGTGATGGAGAAGCTCGGGCAGCGGCGCGCCGAGATGATCGAGATGAAGAACCCGGGGCAGGGGCTCGTGCGGCTGCTGTACCGGATTCCGGCGCGCGGGCTGTTCGGCTACCGTTCCGAATTCCTGACCGACACGCGCGGCACCGGGATCATGCACCATCGGTATCTCGAGTACGGGCCGTGGGCCGGGCCGCTCGCCGGACGGTCGCGGGGCGTGCTCGTGTCGATGGAGAACGGAACGGTGGTGGCGTTCGCGCTCATGTCGCTGCAGGAGCGCGCGACGCTGTTCGTGTCGCCGGGCGACGCGGTGTACGAGGGGATGGTGGTCGGCGAGAACTCGCGCCCGGGGGACATGGACGTCAACCCGAGCAAGGAGAAGAAGCTGACGAACATCCGCACGAAGTCGACGGACGAGAACGTGAACCTCGAGCCGCCGCGGGTGTTGACCTTGGAAAGCGCGTTGGAGTATATCGAGGACGATGAGCTCATCGAGGTGACGCCGCAGAGCATCCGCCTGCGCAAGCGTCTCCTCAGCGCGAGCGACCGGAAGAAGATCTCGCGGGAGGCGAAGCGGGAACGCGAGCGCGCCGCGTTGTAG